The Paenibacillus macerans genome includes a window with the following:
- a CDS encoding RNA 2'-phosphotransferase: MLNPATEKSLSKLMSKMLRHTPEDFRLVLDPADGSCPVDSLLKAIRAQAKWSWVSREDIEQVVRNSDKQRFVIEDDRIRARYGHSHDRVTYTPGEPPAVLYHGTNKNALPSILKEGLHPMSRQYVHLSEGTHFATLAGSRRGELVILKIDTRGAERLGVTFYFAGNEVWLADRVPPECCSI; encoded by the coding sequence ATGTTAAATCCGGCAACGGAAAAAAGCTTAAGCAAGCTGATGAGCAAAATGCTGCGCCATACCCCCGAGGATTTCAGGCTTGTCCTCGATCCCGCGGACGGTTCATGTCCGGTGGATTCCCTTCTGAAAGCCATCAGGGCACAGGCGAAGTGGTCATGGGTAAGCCGCGAAGATATCGAACAGGTGGTCCGCAACTCGGATAAGCAGCGTTTTGTGATCGAGGACGACCGGATTAGAGCAAGATACGGCCATAGTCATGACCGGGTAACTTACACCCCGGGTGAGCCTCCTGCTGTGCTGTACCATGGAACCAACAAGAATGCCCTCCCGTCTATACTGAAAGAAGGGCTTCATCCGATGAGCCGGCAGTACGTGCATTTGTCGGAAGGGACCCATTTCGCCACGCTTGCGGGCAGCCGCAGAGGTGAGCTGGTTATTCTTAAAATAGACACACGAGGCGCGGAGCGGCTTGGAGTTACATTTTATTTTGCCGGCAATGAAGTATGGCTGGCCGACCGGGTGCCGCCGGAATGCTGCAGCATTTGA
- the mscL gene encoding large conductance mechanosensitive channel protein MscL yields the protein MWKEFKAFALKGNVLDLAIGVIVGAAFGKIVTSLVEDMLMPVIGLLMGGIDLKGLQFQYGDTILKYGAFLQTIIDFFIVSFSIFLFVKGINKLKRKEDPKPEAPPAPSKEELLLTEIRDLLKQRQVE from the coding sequence ATGTGGAAAGAATTCAAAGCCTTCGCCCTAAAGGGCAACGTGCTGGATCTGGCCATCGGTGTCATCGTTGGTGCGGCTTTCGGGAAAATCGTCACCTCCCTGGTGGAAGACATGCTGATGCCCGTGATCGGCCTCTTGATGGGCGGCATTGACCTTAAAGGACTGCAATTCCAATATGGCGACACCATCTTGAAATACGGCGCGTTCCTTCAGACCATCATCGACTTCTTTATCGTCTCCTTCTCGATTTTCTTGTTTGTCAAAGGTATCAATAAACTGAAACGCAAAGAAGATCCGAAGCCCGAAGCGCCGCCGGCGCCGTCCAAAGAAGAGCTGCTGCTGACGGAAATCCGGGATTTGCTGAAACAGCGACAGGTCGAATAG
- a CDS encoding RrF2 family transcriptional regulator yields MISNRSVQIGPPRFGIAVHALILLAKCEGPLSSAAIASNVQSHATFLRRVLAQLTHTGIVEAREGRNGGYYLKRRPDQITLADIFLAVKSDCCEQEVQEECTSGQQKLEAIMGEVQKQAVELLKQHTLADLMQE; encoded by the coding sequence ATGATATCTAACCGGAGCGTCCAGATCGGTCCGCCGCGTTTCGGCATTGCCGTACATGCCCTGATCTTGCTTGCCAAATGCGAGGGACCGCTTTCCAGCGCGGCCATTGCCAGCAACGTCCAATCGCATGCCACATTCCTCCGCAGGGTATTGGCGCAGCTCACGCACACCGGTATTGTCGAAGCGAGAGAAGGGCGGAATGGGGGCTACTATCTGAAGCGCCGTCCGGATCAAATTACACTGGCGGATATATTTTTAGCTGTAAAATCGGATTGCTGCGAACAAGAGGTTCAAGAGGAATGCACCTCGGGCCAACAAAAGCTCGAAGCGATTATGGGAGAAGTGCAAAAGCAGGCTGTCGAACTGCTCAAGCAGCATACGTTAGCCGATTTGATGCAAGAATAA
- a CDS encoding nitroreductase family protein: protein MSVSQSSQTVEQQQFFNVIQDRRSVRSYDPEVKIPREEMNEILQQATLAPSGANLQPWRFLVIDSQELKQKLLPIAFNQQQVIEASAVIAVLGDLECYKLAEKIYGMAVDAGYMPAETAKSFVERYQGMFASMPKETIRRSVSIDGGLVSMQLMLVARAKGYDTVPMGGYDQAKFVEAFDIPERYAPVMLIAIGKAAKPGHPTVRLPIQDVAFFNEMPKA, encoded by the coding sequence ATGTCCGTTTCACAATCGTCCCAAACGGTGGAGCAGCAGCAGTTTTTCAACGTTATTCAGGATCGGCGGTCCGTCCGCAGCTATGATCCCGAGGTAAAGATTCCGCGGGAGGAAATGAACGAAATCTTGCAGCAAGCTACGCTGGCTCCTTCAGGCGCCAATCTGCAGCCGTGGCGTTTTCTCGTAATCGATTCGCAAGAGCTGAAGCAAAAACTGCTTCCGATCGCCTTCAATCAGCAGCAAGTGATTGAGGCTTCGGCTGTCATTGCGGTACTCGGAGATTTGGAATGTTATAAATTGGCCGAGAAAATTTACGGAATGGCGGTCGATGCGGGTTACATGCCTGCAGAGACGGCTAAATCGTTCGTGGAACGTTATCAAGGGATGTTCGCGAGCATGCCTAAGGAGACTATTCGCCGATCCGTATCTATTGACGGTGGTTTGGTATCCATGCAGCTTATGCTTGTCGCCCGCGCTAAAGGCTATGATACGGTCCCGATGGGCGGCTATGACCAGGCTAAATTTGTAGAAGCGTTCGATATTCCGGAGAGATACGCTCCTGTTATGCTTATCGCCATCGGTAAGGCGGCGAAGCCCGGACACCCGACGGTAAGATTGCCGATTCAGGATGTCGCTTTCTTCAACGAAATGCCTAAGGCATGA
- a CDS encoding metallophosphoesterase has product MEIQTKVHTIFMLVGSTECGKTTFAKEVLVPGLRFEDGRGNIKANVQYLSSDGIRQELLGYEYDKYDQVMLEASEQAFRLLFERLKLATSFPINAEFVVVDTTGLSEDFRAKVKDIAVQNNYNLEVIVFDYRRREDYYASERSKKLITNHINRLKKDVLGSLAREGYGKVHKVRAKDFYLPVEGTANPEYRVVIENLDDYLSTVLPQDQQYIIIGDVHECVDDLQGLLRDHGYRLEDGKLVAAEKLRHTKLILAGDWIDKGKQTEEIIRFLYENREHFYFVLGNHENFVDKYFKGEISGVDQELLQTYFDSVQALRQDAELLERFRELVSMAQPFYRYVGTRGSSFYVTHAPCRNKYIGKLDTNSARHQRNFRIDREAPLEGQLAFLQEEAVKNHPYHIFGHVAAKQSFRIRNKIHIDTGSVHGNLLTSVSISYKPFLKSRKSGRAAIFEELPTLFKEERKVSVGELGEEELRRLHYCSRHKINFISGTMSPADKDEAADELESLARGLDYFKERGVGQVVLQPKYMGSRCNVYLYKDPEQCFAVSRNGYKVNRADLSAIYAKLLDKFGGYMEEQGIAMLILDGELMPWKALGEGLIERQFKPIEKALETELAFLAQTGFEQAFAKLNAEYEASGFERDQFRMAKNDLSEKYGASVYQNYKHMHDIRETHVPLADHLGAYETYKRQLELYAEDGALEYKPFAVLKIVYEDGREQVPEWKTSEMYGFLSEDEALLLDLSDPDCLARAERYFAKLTLEQHMEGVVIKPEVWNGRTVPYMKVRNPEYLSIIYGYDYKFPHKYRKLLKQKNVNQKLRTSLSEYRLGMQLLGVSFADITPDHAAYKEIAANLLFEVAQEREIDPRL; this is encoded by the coding sequence ATGGAAATCCAAACGAAGGTCCATACGATTTTTATGCTGGTCGGTTCGACCGAATGCGGTAAAACCACCTTTGCCAAGGAGGTGCTGGTTCCGGGATTGCGTTTCGAGGACGGACGCGGGAATATCAAGGCTAACGTGCAGTATCTGTCCTCCGACGGGATTCGCCAGGAGCTCCTTGGATACGAATACGATAAATACGATCAAGTGATGCTGGAGGCGAGCGAGCAGGCTTTTCGCCTGCTGTTTGAAAGACTGAAGCTGGCCACCTCTTTTCCGATCAACGCGGAGTTTGTAGTGGTCGATACGACCGGTTTGTCCGAGGATTTCCGGGCAAAGGTGAAAGACATCGCCGTTCAGAACAATTACAACCTGGAGGTGATCGTCTTCGATTATCGCCGGCGGGAGGACTATTATGCCTCGGAGCGCTCCAAGAAGCTGATCACCAACCACATCAACCGGCTGAAAAAAGACGTTCTCGGCTCGCTGGCCCGCGAAGGCTACGGCAAAGTTCACAAGGTCCGTGCTAAAGATTTCTACCTTCCGGTTGAAGGAACAGCGAATCCGGAGTACCGCGTCGTGATCGAGAACCTTGACGATTACTTGAGCACCGTACTCCCGCAGGATCAGCAATATATCATCATCGGCGATGTGCACGAATGCGTGGACGATCTGCAGGGGCTGCTGCGCGATCACGGGTACCGTCTGGAGGACGGCAAGCTGGTGGCGGCGGAGAAGCTGCGGCATACGAAGCTTATTCTAGCGGGCGACTGGATCGACAAGGGCAAGCAAACGGAGGAAATCATCCGGTTTCTGTACGAGAACCGGGAGCATTTTTACTTTGTGCTGGGGAACCACGAGAACTTCGTCGACAAGTATTTTAAAGGCGAAATCAGCGGCGTCGATCAGGAGCTGCTGCAGACGTATTTCGATTCGGTTCAGGCGCTGCGGCAGGATGCGGAGCTGTTGGAGCGATTCCGGGAGCTGGTGTCGATGGCGCAGCCGTTTTACCGGTATGTGGGGACCAGGGGATCATCCTTCTATGTTACTCATGCGCCGTGCCGGAACAAGTATATCGGCAAGCTGGACACGAACTCCGCCCGGCATCAGCGGAACTTCCGGATTGACCGGGAGGCGCCGCTGGAAGGGCAGTTGGCTTTTTTGCAGGAGGAAGCGGTGAAGAACCACCCTTACCATATATTCGGGCATGTGGCGGCCAAACAGTCTTTTCGCATCCGCAACAAAATCCATATCGACACCGGCAGTGTGCATGGCAACCTGCTGACTTCCGTCAGCATCTCGTACAAGCCGTTTTTGAAGTCGCGGAAGTCGGGGCGGGCGGCTATATTCGAGGAGCTTCCGACGCTGTTTAAAGAGGAGCGGAAGGTGTCCGTCGGGGAGCTGGGGGAAGAAGAACTGCGCCGGCTGCATTACTGCTCGCGGCACAAAATCAACTTCATCTCCGGTACGATGTCCCCGGCGGACAAGGACGAAGCGGCAGACGAGCTCGAGTCCCTGGCGCGCGGGCTGGATTATTTCAAGGAACGCGGCGTGGGGCAGGTCGTCCTGCAGCCGAAATATATGGGTTCGCGGTGCAATGTTTATTTGTATAAAGACCCGGAGCAATGTTTTGCCGTCAGCCGGAACGGCTACAAGGTGAATCGGGCGGACCTTTCGGCCATTTATGCTAAGCTGCTGGATAAATTCGGCGGGTATATGGAAGAGCAGGGGATCGCCATGCTGATCCTGGATGGAGAGCTTATGCCGTGGAAAGCGCTGGGCGAAGGGCTGATTGAGCGGCAGTTTAAACCGATCGAGAAGGCCTTGGAAACGGAGCTTGCGTTCCTGGCGCAAACCGGGTTTGAACAGGCCTTTGCCAAGCTGAACGCGGAGTATGAGGCGAGCGGTTTTGAACGGGATCAGTTCCGCATGGCGAAGAACGACCTCAGCGAAAAGTATGGAGCGAGCGTATACCAGAACTATAAGCATATGCATGACATTCGCGAAACCCATGTTCCGCTGGCGGATCATTTGGGGGCTTATGAAACTTACAAGCGGCAGCTGGAGCTTTATGCGGAGGACGGGGCGTTGGAGTATAAGCCGTTTGCCGTGCTGAAAATCGTCTATGAAGATGGTCGGGAGCAAGTGCCGGAGTGGAAGACGTCCGAGATGTACGGTTTTCTTTCCGAGGATGAAGCGCTTTTGCTCGATCTGTCCGATCCGGATTGCTTGGCGCGGGCGGAGCGGTATTTCGCCAAGCTGACGCTGGAGCAGCATATGGAGGGAGTCGTCATCAAGCCCGAGGTATGGAACGGCAGGACCGTGCCTTATATGAAGGTGCGCAATCCCGAGTACCTGTCCATCATCTACGGGTATGACTACAAGTTCCCGCACAAATACCGCAAGCTGCTGAAGCAAAAGAACGTCAACCAGAAGCTGCGCACTTCGCTAAGCGAGTACCGGCTCGGGATGCAACTGCTCGGTGTATCTTTCGCCGACATAACCCCGGACCATGCCGCGTATAAGGAAATTGCCGCCAATCTGCTGTTTGAGGTGGCGCAGGAGCGGGAGATCGATCCGCGGTTGTAA
- a CDS encoding class I SAM-dependent methyltransferase → MAIIQVRSTNPQFSFLIKKNPHSGMLLRSIRKGMAYGWYTGEHTFNVYFKDADNDISYKQHEQENFEYLNVSRYNTPLFPLNAIGEFFSAPLKAQDTRDTEGYEHTFFINMIHIERVRYIEFFAKHLKEFTFDITHQADKSYSLIVKTEKSLYLLLHTVSVLCLFLSMFGNEYIDISDSILDKYIKSLNVIDAPFYIRSLFVRNFLSSRDRFNRYKAELEKTDRYDIQFAYGGTALQRRNYIGNALSFDKSILDVGCGEGFYAIPFAGKIEGTYYAVDINEELLEQVKRKAARKELDNLVTFASIDHFLESYNGEQVDVILTEVIEHMSRDEAGRLIRQICAKVDFERFIITTPNADFNRFYELSEFRHDDHKWEMGEDSFRQWIGEVLRDTELHFEFVAVGDGVDNIKTTQGVILKKKGA, encoded by the coding sequence CGAATCCGCAATTTTCTTTTTTGATCAAAAAAAATCCGCACTCCGGGATGCTGCTCCGCTCCATCCGCAAAGGCATGGCGTACGGCTGGTATACCGGCGAGCACACCTTTAACGTGTACTTTAAAGATGCCGACAACGACATTTCATATAAGCAGCACGAACAGGAGAACTTCGAGTATTTGAACGTATCGCGGTACAACACCCCGCTGTTTCCGCTGAACGCAATCGGCGAGTTTTTTTCCGCCCCGTTAAAAGCGCAGGATACACGGGATACGGAAGGCTATGAGCATACTTTTTTCATCAATATGATTCATATCGAGCGGGTCCGGTACATCGAATTTTTTGCCAAGCATCTGAAGGAATTTACCTTTGACATCACCCATCAGGCCGATAAGAGTTACTCGCTCATCGTGAAGACGGAGAAAAGCCTGTACCTGCTGCTGCACACCGTCAGCGTATTGTGCTTGTTCCTGTCCATGTTCGGCAATGAGTATATCGATATCTCGGACAGTATTCTCGATAAGTACATCAAAAGCTTGAATGTGATCGATGCGCCGTTTTACATCCGCAGTTTGTTCGTACGGAACTTTCTTTCTTCCAGGGACCGCTTCAACAGGTACAAGGCGGAGCTGGAGAAGACGGACCGTTACGACATCCAGTTCGCCTACGGCGGCACGGCGCTGCAGCGGCGGAACTATATCGGAAACGCGCTGTCCTTCGACAAGTCGATTTTGGACGTGGGTTGCGGAGAAGGGTTCTATGCGATTCCTTTTGCCGGAAAAATCGAGGGAACTTACTATGCGGTCGATATCAACGAGGAACTGCTGGAGCAGGTCAAACGCAAGGCCGCGCGAAAAGAGCTGGATAACCTCGTCACGTTCGCCTCGATCGATCACTTCCTGGAAAGCTACAATGGGGAGCAGGTCGATGTCATCCTCACCGAAGTGATTGAGCATATGAGCCGGGACGAGGCGGGGCGGCTGATCCGGCAAATCTGCGCCAAAGTCGACTTTGAGCGTTTCATCATCACGACGCCGAACGCGGATTTCAACCGGTTTTACGAGCTGAGCGAATTCCGGCATGACGATCATAAATGGGAGATGGGGGAGGACTCGTTCCGGCAGTGGATCGGCGAGGTGCTGCGGGACACGGAGCTGCATTTCGAATTCGTGGCTGTCGGGGACGGGGTCGACAATATCAAGACGACGCAGGGCGTCATTCTTAAGAAAAAGGGGGCCTAA